The window GCCGACTACCCGCACGCGCGCCGGCTGCTGATCACCGCCGACGCCGGTGGCTCCAACAGCTACCGGTACCGGTTGTGGAAGGCGGAATTGGCTGCGCTGGCAACCGAGACCGGGTTGGCGATTACGGTCTGCCACTTCCCGCCGGCACCTCGAAGTGGAACAAGATCGAGCACCGGCTGTTCTCCCAGATCACCATGAACTGGCGGGGGCGGCCGCTGACCAGCCACGAGGTCGTGGTCAAGACCATCGCCTCCACCCGCACCCGCACCGGGCTGCGCGTGGACGCCGAGCTGGACACCGGCGACTACCCGATCGGGATCTCGGTTGGTCGAGAGGAGTTGCGCGCGTTGCCCATCCGCCCGCACGCCCAGTGCGGAACGTGGAACTACACCATCGAACCCACTCACGCCGACGCCGCTCCGGTTCCCAACCGGGACCGGGAAGGCGAGCGTGCCGCGGCCGTCGCGATGCTCGCCGACTCGCGCCTGACTGGCATGACGGGCGACGAGCTGGAGGAACTCACCGCACGGCTGGCACCGGCTCAGGCCGCCCGCGCCGAGCAACGCCGCTGGCACCAACGCGGCGGCCGGCGCCGCAATGCCCCGGGTGCCGGCGGGCGACGCCTGCTGTCGGACGCCGCGGCCCTGCTGATCACCGTCGTGTATCTGCGGCAGGTCTGCCCTCAGCGGGTGCTGTCGGATCTGCTCGGGGTGAATCCGAACTCCATCGGCGAAATCATCGCCGAAACGCGGATGCTGCTCGACGAACACGGCCATCACGTCACCCCGACCATCGGGCTGCGCTTCAGCACCGCCGCAGACCTCGCGGGATTTCTCCGTGACGGCACGGCACCCGACCCGACACCGAATCGGCCGCTCCCCGAGGCACTGTCGCATCCGGCACTGACCGGCATGAGTCGCCGGCAACTGGGCGACCTCGTCGAACGCCTCGCCGTCCGGCAAGCCGCCATGGTCGAACGACGCCGCTACGCCCAACGCGGCGGCGAACGCATGCCCGGGGGCCGCGGCGGAATCTTCCTCCAGAAGATCACCGATGCCGAACGCGTCCTGGCCACCGTTCTGCATATGCGCCAGCTCTGCAACCGCGCCGTCCTGGCCGAACTGTTCCAGGTCAGCCCACGCACCATCGGCAATGCCCTGCTCGACGTGCGGCCACTGCTCGAACAGGACGGCTACACCCCGGCACCGGCAACCATCCGCTACCGCACCGCCGCCGCCCTCCTCGCTGCCATACCACCACGAGAGGGCGACACACCCGAATCGACACATTAATTCCTTACAGTCACAATGCGTTCGGCACCGTTGCCATGCCGCTCCCGGCAAGGTAGCGCCGATCGCAGACACGAGACCGGCGTGCGCGTCGGAGGTCACCAACCGCACCCCGGACAAACCGCGCGCGACCAGCGACCGGAAGAACGCCAACCACCCGGCACCATCCTCGCTGGAGGTCACATCCAGGCCCAGGATCTCCCGGTAGCCCTCGGCGTTGACGCCGACCGCCACGAGGGCGTGCACGTTGACCACCCGCCCGTTCTCCCGGACCTTCAACACGAGGGCGTCGGCGGCGACGAACGTGTACGGCCCGGCGTCCAAGGGTCGGCTGCGGAACGCCTCCACCTGGGCGTCGAGGTCCTTGGCCATGACGGACACCTGCGACTTCGAAAGCGAGGTGATTCCGAGGGAATCGACGAGTTTCTCCATCCGGCGGGTGGAGACTCCGAGCAGGTAGCAGGTGGCCACCACCGAGGTCAGCGCCCGCTCGGCACGCTTGCGGCGCTGCAGCAACTAGTCCGGGAAATACGAACCCTGACGCAGCTTCGGGATGGCGACGTCGAGAGTGCCGGCGCGGGTATCGAAGTCGCGGTGTCGGTACCCGTTGCGGCTGTTGGTGCGGTCCTCGGAGCGTTCGCCGAAGCCGGCACCGCACAGGGTGTCAGCCTCGGCGCCCATGAGCGCGTCGATGAACGTGGACAGCAAACTCCGCAGCAGATCGGGGCTGGCGTCGGCGAGCTGATCGCTCAGGAACTGGTGCAGGTCGATATCGTGGGCAGTGGCCATCGCGTGGTCCTTCATCGAGTGACTTTGGTCGGTCTCTCGAAGAGTCACGCGATGGCCGCCTTCATAGGGCTACGACACGCCGGTCAGGTTCGGATCCGGCTCGTACACCACTCTGCTGGACGCAACCCCCTGCGAACACCACCACGGATGTGAATCTGGGGGTGGATCGGCTCTCTTAGTTCGCACAGGAGCATATCGAGACATTCCGACCAAATCGGCCACTTGATCATCGGGCCGGCGTGGGCCGTTCATATTTGCCCGCAGCACTGAGGACGAACGACCTTGATGCCGGGCGAGGATCCGCCGCATGCTGAGAGCCCGGGTCGACGAGGGGTGAAGAAGTGTGGTTCAGGTTGTGGGCGCCTCCCGGTGTTCTGGTCGGGGAGCAACTTTGTGTGGTGGCCTGTGCCGGCGCCCGGGTTCGGGGGGCGTATGGAGCTCCGCAGTGACACCGGGTCGGTGGCGTGGCGCACGGTCGCCGACGTCCAGGCCACCGGCCCCACCCCACTGCGAGCGGCGCTGTGATGAACACCGACAGCTGGACCGAACGATGGCCAGAACCATTCAAGGTCGCGGTCGGTCTGCTTTGATATTCCGATGGCCGTTCACACATACACCGGCGCGGGGTCCACCGTCTCGTTCGATGACGTCTCGGGGACTGTCACGTTTGAGCACACACACTGGCGGCAGCCACGCAATAAGCGGGCGGCGTCTCCGTGGACCGTTCCGGTAGGCGCGATCGAAGGCATTTCCTGGCGTGAGGCCACTGCGTCCAAGCCTGCCCAGATGAGGTTGCGCCTCCGCGGACGCGTAGGGCACAGCAAGGACGGCCGAGCTGACTTCAACTACATCACCGGCAAAGATGAGATTGGGGTCTTGGTTACAGCGATCAACGCCGCTGTCCAAATCGCTGAGCCAGTACTCGGATTCGGGGACGAGCTGACCCCGCGACAGGCACCCGCGCCGCCGGCGGTGTCAGTCAACGTCCCTGTCGCTGGCGGCCCGCCGGCGCCCGACAAGGAGGAGTTCGGCGGATTCAAACTGAACGGAAAGATCCTTACCTACAAAGGCGTGCGATATGGCGTCGCCGGTATGAAGGCGACGGTAGACATCGGGGGGACCCAGCGACGCACGACCCTCACACGCGTTGTCGTCGGGACCGCAATCGACCCCGGTAAAGGGACGCTCATCGGGGCGATGGCGAAGAAGCAGACGAGCTATGTCTACCTGACGGTCGAGTTCCCGAATGGAACGGAGATCATGGTCGAAGCGCCCGGCAACTATGAGTTGTTCGCTCGCAGTTTCGCATCGGCGCTCAACTCTGCCAGCCGCTCGGCGTCGCGCTCGGGCTAGGATGCTGATCGGATAAGGATCCGTGTCCGAGCTTGCGACGCTGCGAGCGGAAGCCACATCATGGAGCCAAGGTCGGGCAGTAGGCCGATCATTGCGCGCTCCTTAGAACGGATTCCACCAGTTGGCGATTTGGGTAAGGATGGGGAACCAGAAGGCCGATTCCCCTTCCGAAAACCAGCCGGGGAGGTCAGGCAGATTGCCGATCATCTCGACTCCTCAGAACTGATTCCACCAGGTAGCGAATGCGATCCATGCGGAGCCCGGAAATAGATAGGGCGCCGAGAAGATGTCGACGGGCAGGTCGGGCAGAAATCCAATCATCAGTTCATCGCCTGCCACCACTCGACGATCGGCCACCAGACCGGCATGGTCACGGTTGCGAACCACACGTAGAAGTCACCGATTGGGCCATACATTCCGGGTGACATGGCTAGAACTGATTCCACCAGTTGGCGAAGTTGACGTACCAAACACCCGGTGGCCAGATCGGGTCGCCGAACACTGGGATGTCAAACACGATGCCGATCATGACTGTCTCCTGGTCCTCCCGACCTGCCTGACGTATCGCTGACCTGGCAAAGCCCGTTACCCAGACAGGGCCCACGCCACCCTAATCGGAGGACGGCCCAGGACGCATCACCTGCGTACTCGCCGCCGACGTCCTGTCGGAGAAGGCAGCCTAGAGCCGCCTCCGCTCATCTTGCCGTCAGTCGTTGACCTTGAGCCGTGACGCGTAGGCAAGTGCGTCCTGGAACGCGTCGTCCGCCGCATCCAGGGCGCGATCGACGCCGCCCAGGCGCAGCAGCACCGCATCGAGCGCCTCTGTAGCAACGCAGGCCATGCGAATAACCAACTTACTACTGGTAACCCCGCGTATTCGGTCCGTGCGTATGTGGACTCCGAATGATGACGGTCGTTAGGCGTGAGTTTCATCTGTCAACGGTCGCTCGGCGGCGCAGGACATTCTGTGTGCGCTCGGACACCTCCTGGAACGGTGCCAGCTCGTCCATATCCGCGTCATTCATGATGGACTCCACACCAGTGGTAGCCAGGTATCGGACGCCTCCACGGTTCACGTACGGATACCAGCACGGACCGGTACTTCGATACACCACACCCTCCGGAACTTTCCTCCAGCTGTTCCAGGTGCCCTGATTTGCGTCAGTCATTTTGTTCCTTTCATCTGTGGTCCCGCGGCGTATCCGGCCCAAGGTTGCGCCACTTCAGCGGCGTGGCGATGTGCGATCTGCTGGCTGTAGCCGAGCATGTCCGCCACGACCGGAGCAGGCACCTCCGACACCAATGTTCGGATCGCTGTGGTGCGAGTACCGAGGAGATCGATACCGAGGGTGCGCAACCGGTTCATGATCGTGTTCGGGTGCAGGTGACGGCCGGGCGTGCGGCCGGGGAAGAGCCACTCCGAGTCACCATCTCGGACCGCATGCAGGTTGGGGCGTTGTGCGAGGTGTTCGGTGAGCATGCCCGCGAACGGCGTCGGAATGGGCGCAGGATGGGTGCCGAGGGAAAGATATGGACCGTCTGACGCCAGGAGGACGTCGGACGTGCGATGGGATGCGATCCTCGCGATCGTTGAGCGTAGAGGAGCAGCAGTGTGCCGGCGATCCGATAGGGCAGGGATTCGCTGTTACCGGTCAGCAGTTCACGCAGCCAGGCGATCCGTTGGTCCTGGGTGATGGTGGGGGAGGAGCGGGCGCTGCGGTGGTTGATCAGGATGCCGGTGTTGACCCGCGCCCGTCGAGACCAGACGAAGAACGTTCGGATGCCGTGGCGGGTGGTTGGTCCAGCGGTAAGCCATTCATCGACGTCGCGTTGGTTGCATGTCGAGGCGACACGGCCGTGTGCTTCGAGGAGCCAGTCCAAGAACTTGATCGTCTCGGCAATCTCCTGCTTGGCCGCGTGGACCGGACCGCGCGTCGAGGTTCCGGTGGCGGAGATAACGCGGATCCGCCGAAGGTGGTGCCATGTAGCGAACTGTTCGACGGGTTGCCGGACGGCCGCGTCGCCGATGGCATCGAGCTTGACCCGCAGCCAGTGTTCGAAGCGGGCGAGATAGGCGTCGCGTTGGGGTAGGAGACCCTGATGCTCGAGCAGACCCCGGAGGTGGGACGCTCGATGGCCGTGTCCGAGCTCGTCGATCCCTTCGTGACTCATTGAGATCTCGCCAACCGCCAGCTTGCGCAACATCTCTCGTAGAGCGCTGCGACCATCTGCAGCGAAACACGTTCGGGGCGCTGGGTGACCAACCGGTAGACCTGGGGGCGGGAGAGGTCGATTCCACGTTCATGCAGTAGGGGAATCAGGTCGGTGCTGTTGTGCTGCCCGCGCGCGGCCATGAGTTCTGCCAGCCGCCAGGTGTAGTCGACGGTGCGTTTCACGACATTCTTCCTTCGTCGGAGAGTGCGGCATCCATCGCGGCGTCGAGGGCACGACGCAACGTGCGGATCCGGAAGTCACTGGACACGCAGGTGTAGAGGGCGGTGCTGCTGGCGTGGTCGTGACCCATCTGCTGTTGCACGAACAGAGCGTCCCAGCCGTCCTCGATGAGGTGGGTGGCGTAGGAACGACGCAGCGAGTGCAAGTCGAGCCCGGGCTCGAGGTTCAGTTCAATGCAATTCTCTGCACTTGTCAACAAGTTCGGGATTCGTTGGCAAAGCGCATGGATCGCAGCAAGTTTAGCTGCGAGTCGCGTGATTACACCGAGTGTGAGACAGACCCGGTAGAAACTGTCGAGCGCAAAATCGGTGAAGACGAGACCACCCGCGAAGCCCAGGGGCGTTCGCTCCCGAGGAGCGGCCGGACACTCCATCGGTGCGTCCGCACGTAGAAGTGTCCAGATATGCCAGAGTGTGTGGGGTGAATCGCGAGCATC of the Rhodococcus oxybenzonivorans genome contains:
- a CDS encoding DUF4429 domain-containing protein — protein: MAVHTYTGAGSTVSFDDVSGTVTFEHTHWRQPRNKRAASPWTVPVGAIEGISWREATASKPAQMRLRLRGRVGHSKDGRADFNYITGKDEIGVLVTAINAAVQIAEPVLGFGDELTPRQAPAPPAVSVNVPVAGGPPAPDKEEFGGFKLNGKILTYKGVRYGVAGMKATVDIGGTQRRTTLTRVVVGTAIDPGKGTLIGAMAKKQTSYVYLTVEFPNGTEIMVEAPGNYELFARSFASALNSASRSASRSG